The following are encoded together in the Rhinopithecus roxellana isolate Shanxi Qingling chromosome 5, ASM756505v1, whole genome shotgun sequence genome:
- the LOC104673513 gene encoding golgin subfamily A member 8S-like isoform X2, which yields MAEETRQSKLALAKKKLKEYWQRNSPGGPAGVTKNRKTNGSSPETATSGGCHSTGDSATGIDGEGPTSSAPLKDLESPSQELAAALESRPVKISLLKNTIKSLKQEKKQVEHQLEEEKKANNKKQKAERELEVRVQRLNIQKGKLSTDLYHMKRSLRYLEEESKDLAGRLQHSLQRKGELERALSAITATQKEEDRSSSHRKARMEWKLERSIQEQALLKAQLTQMEDSLKQVQLERDEYVQHLKGERARWQQRMRKMSQEVCTLKKEKQHNMRLVEKLERRLSKLKNQMAEPLPPEPPAVPPEEELQHLRKELERVSAELQAQVENHQHVSLLNQAQKERLRRQEEKLREQEERLQQLAKPQSGVEELNNENKSALQVEQQAEELLEKLGKEHLEAASQQNQQLTAQLRLMALPGEGDGGGHLDSEEEDLDSWEAMSGFMDHREEMADLSELVKKQELCFIHYWRERCHQNVRQLIIEAGGSAEDAAMGGGHHQAGPAQGGDEGEAAGAAGDAVTACSKYNNKHSNFLAAAQNPADEPSPGAPAPQELGAADQHGHLCEVSLTDSAEPAQGEAKEGSPNDNPTAQPIVQDHQEHPGLGSNRSVPFFCWAWLPRRRR from the exons ATGGCAGAAGAAACTCGACAGAGTAAATTGGCCTTAGCCAAGAAAAAG TTAAAAGAATATTGGCAGAGAAACAGCCCTGGTGGTCCAGCAGGAGTGACGAAGAACAGGAAAACAAATGGCAGTAGCCCTGAGACAGCCACTTCTGGTGGTTGCCACTCAACTGGGGAT TCAGCAACAGGTATCGACGGAGAGGGTCCGACGTCATCGGCACCCCTCAAGGATCTGGAG AGCCCATCCCAAGAACTAGCAGCAGCCCTGGAGTCAAGGCCGGTCAAAATCAGTCTACTGAAGAACACCATCAAATCTTTG AAACAAGAGAAGAAACAAGTGGAACATCAGCTGGAAGAA GAAAAGAAGGCAAACAATAAGAAACAGAAAGCTGAAAGGGAGCTAGAG GTTCGAGTCCAGAGATTGAATATACAGAAGGGGAAACTAAGTACGGACCTGTATCACATGAAACGCTCTCTCAGATACTTAGAAG AGGAGTCCAAGGATCTGGCTGGCCGCCTACAACATTCATTGCAGCGTAAAGGAGAGTTAGAGCGGGCTCTCTCTGCTATCACCGCCACACAGAAGGAGGAGGACAGA TCCTCGAGCCACAGGAAAGCACGTATGGAGTGGAAGTTAGAGCGGTCCATACAGGAGCAGGCACTGCTGAAAGCACAGCTGACACAG ATGGAGGATTCACTTAAACAAGTCCAGCTAGAGAGAGATGAATATGTGCAACATCTAAAAGGAGAGAGGGCCCGGTGGCAGCAGAGGATGAGAAAAATGTCGCAGGAG GTTTGCACCTTGAAGAAGGAAAAGCAGCATAATATGCGTCTGGTAGAGAAGCTGGAGAGGCGCTTGTCCAAACTCAAAAACCAGATGG CTGAACCTCTGCCCCCGGAGCCCCCAGCAGTGCCCCCTGAGGAGGAGCTGCAGCACCTGAGGAAGGAACTAGAGAGAGTGTCAGCAGAGCTCCAGGCCCAGGTGGAAAACCATCAGCACGTAAGTCTCCTGAACCAGGCACAAAAGGAGAGGCTtcggaggcaggaggagaagcttcgggagcaggaggagaggcttCAGCAGCTGGCCAAGCCACAGAGCGGCGTCGAGGAGCTG AACAACGAGAACAAGAGTGCACTGCAGGTGGAGCAGCAAGCAGAGGAGCTACTGGAGAAGCTGGGCAAG GAACACCTGGAGGCTGCCAGCCAGCAGAATCAGCAGCTAACGGCCCAGCTGCGCCTCATGGCTCTCCCTGGGGAAG gagatggaggaggacaTCTGGACAGTGAGGAGGAGGACCTGGACAGCTGGGAGGCCATG AGCGGCTTTATGGACCACCGGGAGGAGATGGCGGACCTGAGTGAGCTGGTGAAGAAACAGGAACTTTGTTTCATCCATTACTGGAGGGAGAGATGCCATCA GAATGTTCGTCAGCTTATAATAGAAGCAGGGGGCAGTGCCGAAGATGCAGCAATGGGAGGAGGACATCATCAGGCTGGTCCAGCACAGGGAGGAGATGAAG GTGAAGCTGCTGGCGCTGCAGGAGATGCTGTTACGGCTTGCAGCAAGTACAACAACAAGCACAGCAATTTCCTGGCCGCTGCCCAGAACCCTGCTGATGAGCCCAGTCCAGGAGCCCCAGCCCCCCAGGAGCTTGGGGCTGCCGACCAGCATGGTC ATCTTTGTGAGGTGAGCCTCACTGACAGCGCCGAGCCTGCGCAaggagaggccaaggagggttcTCCCAACGACAACCCTACTGCACAGCCCATCGTGCAGGACCACCAGGAGCACCCAGGCTTGGGCAGCAACCGCTCTGTGCCATTCTTTTGCTGGGCTTGGCTGCCGAGAAGAAGGAGAtaa
- the LOC104673513 gene encoding golgin subfamily A member 8C-like isoform X1, with the protein MAEETRQSKLALAKKKLKEYWQRNSPGGPAGVTKNRKTNGSSPETATSGGCHSSPNSSSTSSSLHASQSPSQELAAALESRPVKISLLKNTIKSLKQEKKQVEHQLEEEKKANNKKQKAERELEVRVQRLNIQKGKLSTDLYHMKRSLRYLEEESKDLAGRLQHSLQRKGELERALSAITATQKEEDRSSSHRKARMEWKLERSIQEQALLKAQLTQMEDSLKQVQLERDEYVQHLKGERARWQQRMRKMSQEVCTLKKEKQHNMRLVEKLERRLSKLKNQMAEPLPPEPPAVPPEEELQHLRKELERVSAELQAQVENHQHVSLLNQAQKERLRRQEEKLREQEERLQQLAKPQSGVEELNNENKSALQVEQQAEELLEKLGKVKEQRVCCQRLAHWVASAQKEPEAAVPAPGTGGESSGFMDHREEMADLSELVKKQELCFIHYWRERCHQNVRQLIIEAGGSAEDAAMGGGHHQAGPAQGGDEGEAAGAAGDAVTACSKYNNKHSNFLAAAQNPADEPSPGAPAPQELGAADQHGHLCEVSLTDSAEPAQGEAKEGSPNDNPTAQPIVQDHQEHPGLGSNRSVPFFCWAWLPRRRR; encoded by the exons ATGGCAGAAGAAACTCGACAGAGTAAATTGGCCTTAGCCAAGAAAAAG TTAAAAGAATATTGGCAGAGAAACAGCCCTGGTGGTCCAGCAGGAGTGACGAAGAACAGGAAAACAAATGGCAGTAGCCCTGAGACAGCCACTTCTGGTGGTTGCCACTC CTCCCCCaactcctcctccacctcctcttctCTACATGCGTCTCAGAGCCCATCCCAAGAACTAGCAGCAGCCCTGGAGTCAAGGCCGGTCAAAATCAGTCTACTGAAGAACACCATCAAATCTTTG AAACAAGAGAAGAAACAAGTGGAACATCAGCTGGAAGAA GAAAAGAAGGCAAACAATAAGAAACAGAAAGCTGAAAGGGAGCTAGAG GTTCGAGTCCAGAGATTGAATATACAGAAGGGGAAACTAAGTACGGACCTGTATCACATGAAACGCTCTCTCAGATACTTAGAAG AGGAGTCCAAGGATCTGGCTGGCCGCCTACAACATTCATTGCAGCGTAAAGGAGAGTTAGAGCGGGCTCTCTCTGCTATCACCGCCACACAGAAGGAGGAGGACAGA TCCTCGAGCCACAGGAAAGCACGTATGGAGTGGAAGTTAGAGCGGTCCATACAGGAGCAGGCACTGCTGAAAGCACAGCTGACACAG ATGGAGGATTCACTTAAACAAGTCCAGCTAGAGAGAGATGAATATGTGCAACATCTAAAAGGAGAGAGGGCCCGGTGGCAGCAGAGGATGAGAAAAATGTCGCAGGAG GTTTGCACCTTGAAGAAGGAAAAGCAGCATAATATGCGTCTGGTAGAGAAGCTGGAGAGGCGCTTGTCCAAACTCAAAAACCAGATGG CTGAACCTCTGCCCCCGGAGCCCCCAGCAGTGCCCCCTGAGGAGGAGCTGCAGCACCTGAGGAAGGAACTAGAGAGAGTGTCAGCAGAGCTCCAGGCCCAGGTGGAAAACCATCAGCACGTAAGTCTCCTGAACCAGGCACAAAAGGAGAGGCTtcggaggcaggaggagaagcttcgggagcaggaggagaggcttCAGCAGCTGGCCAAGCCACAGAGCGGCGTCGAGGAGCTG AACAACGAGAACAAGAGTGCACTGCAGGTGGAGCAGCAAGCAGAGGAGCTACTGGAGAAGCTGGGCAAG GTGAAAGAGCAGAGGGTGTGCTGCCAGCGCCTGGCTCACTGGGTGGCCTCGGCCCAGAAGGAGCCAGAGGCAGCGGTCCCAGCCCCAGGGACTGGGGGCGAGTCT AGCGGCTTTATGGACCACCGGGAGGAGATGGCGGACCTGAGTGAGCTGGTGAAGAAACAGGAACTTTGTTTCATCCATTACTGGAGGGAGAGATGCCATCA GAATGTTCGTCAGCTTATAATAGAAGCAGGGGGCAGTGCCGAAGATGCAGCAATGGGAGGAGGACATCATCAGGCTGGTCCAGCACAGGGAGGAGATGAAG GTGAAGCTGCTGGCGCTGCAGGAGATGCTGTTACGGCTTGCAGCAAGTACAACAACAAGCACAGCAATTTCCTGGCCGCTGCCCAGAACCCTGCTGATGAGCCCAGTCCAGGAGCCCCAGCCCCCCAGGAGCTTGGGGCTGCCGACCAGCATGGTC ATCTTTGTGAGGTGAGCCTCACTGACAGCGCCGAGCCTGCGCAaggagaggccaaggagggttcTCCCAACGACAACCCTACTGCACAGCCCATCGTGCAGGACCACCAGGAGCACCCAGGCTTGGGCAGCAACCGCTCTGTGCCATTCTTTTGCTGGGCTTGGCTGCCGAGAAGAAGGAGAtaa